Proteins from one Erysipelothrix larvae genomic window:
- a CDS encoding glycoside hydrolase family 1 protein, whose amino-acid sequence MKKGFKENFLWGGATAASQFEGAWNVGGKGLSVGDVLTLKPDVDVRDFVTHNAYTLEGVKEAMKSQDTVYYPKRHGSEHYSHYKEDIALFAEMGFKVYRLSIAWSRIFPNGDDDTPSEAGLKFYDNVFDECLKYGIEPLVTMSHYEPPLNLTLKYKGWYDRRVIDFFTKYVDVITKRYKNKVKYWLTFNEVDSMVRHPFTTGGLLEDMFEANEFENVIYQAMHHQFVASAIATKITHENIPDSQVGCMLTKLTFYPYSCNPLDVLKAQQEQRNTLAYSDTQVFGEYPAYLLALFKNKGIVIAKEKDDDAIMKQYPVDFVSFSYYQSSVSSHDDTNLEKTPGNTIVGIKNPHLTQSEWGWQIDPVGLRISLVDLYDRYRKPLFIVENGLGYNDVLTEDNKVHDDYRIEYFKEHFKAMKDAVVEDGVDLMGYTSWGCIDLVSASTNQMSKRYGFVYVDCDDYGNGTYNRYRKDSFYWYKEVIKTNGGNI is encoded by the coding sequence ATGAAAAAAGGTTTTAAAGAGAATTTTCTATGGGGTGGCGCAACCGCAGCCAGCCAATTTGAAGGAGCATGGAATGTTGGCGGAAAAGGGTTATCCGTCGGGGATGTTTTAACCCTTAAGCCAGATGTTGATGTAAGAGACTTTGTAACTCACAATGCCTATACACTGGAAGGTGTAAAAGAAGCGATGAAGTCACAAGATACTGTATATTATCCAAAACGTCATGGATCAGAGCATTATTCTCACTACAAAGAAGATATTGCACTGTTTGCAGAGATGGGATTTAAAGTATATCGACTTTCTATTGCGTGGTCACGCATCTTTCCAAATGGAGACGATGACACACCAAGTGAAGCGGGCCTCAAATTTTATGACAATGTTTTTGACGAATGTCTCAAATACGGCATTGAACCTTTAGTTACGATGTCTCATTATGAGCCACCACTTAACTTAACACTCAAATACAAAGGGTGGTATGATCGACGCGTCATCGATTTCTTTACAAAGTATGTCGATGTCATAACAAAACGGTATAAAAATAAGGTTAAGTATTGGCTAACATTCAATGAAGTAGACAGTATGGTACGACACCCATTTACAACCGGTGGGCTTCTTGAAGACATGTTTGAAGCCAATGAGTTTGAGAATGTAATTTATCAAGCGATGCATCATCAATTTGTAGCGAGTGCAATCGCAACAAAGATTACACATGAAAACATTCCAGACTCTCAAGTTGGATGTATGCTTACAAAACTCACATTCTATCCATATTCTTGCAATCCTTTGGACGTACTCAAAGCGCAACAAGAACAAAGAAATACACTTGCATATAGTGATACACAAGTGTTTGGAGAATATCCAGCTTATTTACTTGCGTTGTTTAAGAATAAAGGAATCGTTATTGCGAAAGAAAAAGACGATGATGCAATTATGAAACAATATCCAGTAGATTTTGTTTCCTTCAGTTACTATCAATCATCCGTTTCATCACATGATGATACCAATCTAGAAAAAACACCAGGGAATACCATTGTTGGCATTAAAAATCCACACCTTACTCAAAGTGAATGGGGTTGGCAAATTGATCCTGTAGGATTAAGAATATCGTTAGTTGATTTATACGATCGCTATCGTAAGCCACTGTTTATTGTTGAAAATGGCCTGGGTTACAATGATGTATTAACAGAGGATAACAAGGTGCATGATGATTACCGTATAGAATATTTTAAAGAACACTTTAAAGCAATGAAAGACGCTGTTGTGGAAGATGGTGTTGATTTAATGGGATATACATCATGGGGATGCATTGACCTAGTATCTGCGTCAACAAATCAAATGTCAAAACGTTATGGGTTTGTTTACGTCGATTGTGATGATTATGGTAATGGAACCTATAATCGCTATCGGAAAGATTCATTTTACTGGTATAAAGAAGTAATAAAAACAAATGGAGGAAATATTTAA
- a CDS encoding S41 family peptidase: MSENNDKVKIKLERHQWPDEIQKKHKNRWVIVVTVLAIFASFGLGWTFSRAVNGNSLTVVQNAQIARFERIYNPLLSGWFFANDMDNASEQLITNAINGMLQLNGDPHTSYMTAEESDDFTSSIDMSFVGIGVMYTSANNLNLITRVYKDSPAENAGILAGDVLVSVDGKLISEINEEGGDLREYILGEEGTTVVIGIDRQGTPKEFTVKRGQINALTWGEMLSGDLAYLEISSFGNTLKQSTEVYLDYFKSQGAKKLIIDMRDNGGGYLAAINDISQLLFDTGDAIYQEKFTDGSQVTYNVKSSQKENYPFDEIVVLINQNTASAAEVLTLAMTENLGVKTVGVTSYGKGTVQTQIQDSVDNSFLKYTMAKWFSPSGVSIHEVGIVPDYEVKLSEIFYKDYVLLEEGQTFDYDSVGDAVSYVQAGLQFLGYHSGRIDGYYDGNTRDALQAFLSDRNLPTTSVITQDVIQNVYASVLAEWAQNRNANDVQLQKAIEVINNGS; this comes from the coding sequence ATGAGTGAAAATAATGATAAAGTAAAAATTAAATTGGAAAGACATCAGTGGCCTGATGAAATCCAAAAGAAACATAAAAACCGATGGGTAATTGTAGTGACCGTCCTTGCGATATTCGCATCCTTTGGATTAGGTTGGACGTTCTCAAGAGCTGTAAATGGAAATTCACTGACAGTGGTTCAAAATGCACAAATTGCACGATTTGAACGCATCTACAACCCACTCCTTAGTGGATGGTTTTTCGCAAATGATATGGACAACGCATCCGAGCAATTGATCACAAATGCAATTAACGGTATGTTGCAACTAAATGGGGATCCCCATACAAGCTATATGACAGCAGAAGAGTCTGATGACTTTACAAGCTCAATTGATATGTCATTTGTCGGAATTGGTGTAATGTATACATCGGCGAATAATCTTAACTTAATTACACGTGTCTACAAAGACTCACCAGCTGAGAATGCAGGAATTCTAGCGGGTGATGTTTTAGTTTCTGTCGATGGGAAATTAATTTCCGAAATCAATGAAGAAGGCGGCGACTTAAGAGAATACATCCTTGGTGAAGAAGGGACAACCGTTGTTATTGGTATTGACCGTCAAGGGACTCCTAAAGAATTTACTGTAAAACGAGGACAAATCAATGCTTTAACATGGGGAGAAATGCTGAGTGGTGATCTTGCATACTTAGAAATCTCTTCGTTTGGGAATACCCTTAAACAAAGTACTGAAGTATATTTAGACTATTTCAAGAGTCAAGGTGCTAAAAAACTGATTATTGATATGCGCGATAATGGTGGTGGGTATCTTGCTGCAATCAATGATATATCTCAATTACTCTTTGATACTGGTGATGCAATCTATCAAGAAAAATTCACAGATGGTTCTCAAGTAACATACAACGTTAAATCAAGTCAGAAAGAAAATTATCCATTTGATGAGATTGTTGTCTTAATTAATCAAAACACAGCATCTGCTGCAGAAGTTTTGACCCTTGCAATGACAGAAAACCTTGGCGTTAAAACAGTGGGGGTAACCTCATATGGTAAGGGGACAGTTCAAACCCAAATTCAAGACAGTGTGGATAATTCATTCTTAAAATATACAATGGCTAAGTGGTTTTCACCAAGTGGCGTGAGTATTCATGAAGTAGGAATTGTTCCAGATTATGAAGTGAAACTTTCTGAAATATTCTATAAAGACTATGTATTACTTGAAGAAGGTCAGACTTTCGATTATGACTCTGTGGGTGATGCAGTATCTTATGTACAAGCGGGGCTTCAGTTCTTAGGATATCACAGTGGGCGTATCGATGGATATTACGATGGAAACACCCGTGATGCGCTTCAAGCATTCTTAAGTGATCGAAACTTGCCAACAACATCCGTAATTACGCAAGATGTAATTCAGAATGTATATGCCTCAGTGTTAGCTGAGTGGGCACAAAATAGAAACGCAAATGATGTACAACTTCAAAAAGCAATCGAGGTTATTAATAATGGATCATAA
- a CDS encoding TIGR00730 family Rossman fold protein, producing the protein MKNIAVYLGSRTPSNPIYAQTAKELGKKIAQEHYGLVYGGANVGTMKVLADASLEHQGTVIGVMPTVLFDKEILHPGLSEVVKVADMHQRKKKMMDLSDGFIALPGGCGTMEEIFEVITWRQIGVHNKPFVFLNIDKFYDGLKLYIDHAHELGFISDKDHAQIHFVSTVEEAINAVTTS; encoded by the coding sequence ATGAAGAATATTGCAGTATATTTAGGATCAAGAACACCCAGTAATCCAATCTATGCTCAAACCGCGAAAGAACTTGGAAAAAAAATCGCGCAAGAGCATTATGGCTTGGTTTATGGGGGTGCAAATGTTGGAACGATGAAAGTATTAGCAGACGCAAGTCTTGAACATCAAGGAACTGTAATTGGTGTCATGCCTACAGTACTCTTTGATAAAGAAATCCTTCATCCTGGCTTAAGTGAAGTCGTCAAAGTAGCGGATATGCATCAACGCAAGAAAAAGATGATGGATCTATCCGATGGATTTATCGCTTTACCCGGTGGATGTGGAACTATGGAAGAAATCTTTGAGGTCATTACATGGCGACAAATTGGAGTCCATAATAAACCCTTTGTGTTTTTGAACATCGATAAATTTTATGACGGACTCAAACTTTATATCGACCATGCTCATGAACTTGGATTCATTAGTGATAAAGACCATGCCCAGATTCATTTTGTAAGTACTGTGGAAGAAGCCATTAACGCAGTAACAACCTCATAA
- a CDS encoding PTS sugar transporter subunit IIB — translation MRKVVLLCAAGMSTSMLVKNISVAAKEEDYEIEVTAHTISDAKSVVPGSDIVLLGPQVRFNLNGVKDKFPDIPVKVMDMEAYGKMDGKKIVALIRKTLND, via the coding sequence ATGCGTAAAGTAGTACTATTATGTGCAGCAGGAATGTCTACAAGTATGCTTGTAAAGAATATTTCTGTTGCAGCTAAAGAAGAAGATTATGAAATTGAGGTAACCGCACATACAATATCTGACGCCAAAAGTGTTGTGCCTGGATCTGATATTGTATTACTTGGACCACAAGTGCGATTTAACCTAAATGGTGTTAAAGATAAGTTTCCTGATATCCCTGTTAAAGTGATGGATATGGAAGCATATGGTAAAATGGATGGTAAAAAAATAGTTGCATTGATTCGAAAAACTTTAAATGATTAA
- a CDS encoding ABC transporter permease, giving the protein MRKIWVMMKLKTKMLMTNTSALTGPMMAIGMTVMMRILYSSLTDNPKQLTLLLGVALSLGASMNLGMGAIMMTALPLAEEKEKNTLRTLMTSSVTARDFFIGSLVPPLVITVAVNYLLITVSGVNVAQIDFVLYTVLSVTSAIISCLVGLLIGVFAKSQVNANNIMMPVTLILSMIPTFSLFNVKLQNISKYIYTGMVNDMLNAFNLGEAYALETSQIAILFAMILLISGLFIYYYKRNGLDLD; this is encoded by the coding sequence ATGAGAAAAATATGGGTAATGATGAAACTAAAGACGAAGATGTTAATGACCAATACATCAGCATTAACAGGACCAATGATGGCAATCGGTATGACTGTAATGATGCGGATCCTATACAGTTCTTTAACGGACAATCCCAAACAGCTCACCCTTCTATTAGGCGTTGCACTGAGTTTAGGTGCTTCGATGAATTTAGGCATGGGAGCAATTATGATGACAGCATTACCATTGGCAGAAGAAAAAGAAAAGAATACCCTGCGCACATTAATGACATCATCAGTTACTGCACGTGATTTCTTTATTGGTAGTTTAGTACCACCCCTTGTGATAACTGTAGCCGTTAATTATTTGCTGATTACTGTTAGTGGTGTGAATGTTGCTCAAATTGATTTTGTATTATATACCGTGTTAAGTGTGACATCCGCAATCATTAGCTGTCTTGTTGGATTATTAATTGGCGTATTTGCGAAATCACAAGTGAATGCCAATAACATAATGATGCCAGTTACACTCATTCTCTCAATGATTCCAACCTTTAGTTTATTTAATGTCAAATTACAAAATATATCTAAATATATCTATACAGGGATGGTCAATGATATGTTAAATGCATTTAATTTAGGTGAAGCCTATGCACTGGAAACATCGCAAATTGCGATTTTATTCGCAATGATTCTGCTTATAAGTGGCTTATTTATTTACTACTACAAAAGAAATGGCCTTGATTTAGATTAA
- a CDS encoding 6-phospho-beta-glucosidase, with product MSKTLKIVTIGGGSSYTPELIEGFILRKDELPIRELWLVDIEEGKEKLEIVGEMAKRMVKKAGLDWDIHLTLDRRAALKDADFVTTQFRVGLLDARIRDERLPLKYGMIGQETNGAGGMMKAFRTIPVILSIIEDMKELCPNAWLVNFTNPAGMITETAIKVGGWKKTVGLCNVPIGSFKSNHIVLGYPEDSDKLFHKYAGLNHFHWHKVWNECGDDVTEELIDRLYNPKSEWAGKVSEMKNIRKLPFNYEQVKELGVLPCGYHRYYYITEEMLRDELEDYKNHTTRAEVVKQTEKELFELYKDPALDYKPEQLTKRGGTHYSEAACELIASIYNDKRTVMVVSTQNNGTITDLPYDCIVEVSSVITGHGPEPFNWGSFKPCARGILQMMKSMEETVIKAGVNGDYDAALQAFTINPIVTSGETARTLLNEMLVANKDYLPQFETTIEKLIEEGVTYNPGDL from the coding sequence ATGAGTAAGACACTTAAAATCGTAACAATCGGTGGGGGAAGTAGTTATACACCTGAGTTAATCGAAGGATTTATCCTACGTAAAGACGAACTTCCGATTCGTGAGTTATGGCTTGTGGATATCGAAGAAGGAAAAGAAAAATTAGAAATTGTCGGTGAAATGGCAAAACGGATGGTGAAAAAGGCAGGGCTCGATTGGGATATTCACTTAACACTAGACCGAAGAGCAGCGCTAAAGGATGCAGACTTTGTAACAACTCAATTTAGAGTTGGCTTATTGGATGCACGAATTCGTGACGAACGTTTACCCTTAAAATATGGAATGATTGGTCAAGAAACCAATGGTGCAGGAGGAATGATGAAAGCATTCCGTACCATCCCTGTAATATTAAGTATTATTGAGGATATGAAAGAACTGTGTCCAAACGCTTGGCTTGTAAACTTCACAAACCCAGCAGGTATGATTACTGAAACCGCAATTAAAGTCGGTGGTTGGAAGAAAACTGTGGGACTGTGTAATGTTCCAATTGGATCATTTAAGTCAAATCACATTGTCCTAGGGTATCCAGAAGACTCTGATAAGCTATTCCATAAGTATGCAGGGCTCAACCACTTCCACTGGCATAAAGTATGGAATGAATGTGGTGATGATGTGACAGAAGAACTTATCGATCGCTTGTACAATCCAAAGAGTGAATGGGCGGGTAAAGTAAGCGAAATGAAAAACATTCGTAAACTCCCATTCAATTATGAACAAGTTAAGGAATTAGGTGTCCTACCATGTGGGTACCACCGTTATTACTACATAACTGAAGAAATGTTACGAGATGAGCTAGAAGACTATAAAAATCATACAACCCGCGCAGAAGTGGTGAAACAAACTGAAAAAGAACTCTTCGAGTTGTATAAAGATCCAGCACTTGACTATAAACCAGAACAACTTACAAAACGCGGTGGAACACACTATTCAGAAGCAGCGTGTGAGCTGATTGCATCAATCTACAACGATAAGCGCACGGTAATGGTAGTAAGTACACAAAACAATGGAACAATCACAGACTTACCGTATGATTGTATTGTTGAGGTGTCATCAGTAATTACAGGCCATGGTCCAGAACCATTTAACTGGGGATCATTCAAACCATGCGCACGTGGTATCTTACAAATGATGAAATCAATGGAAGAAACTGTAATTAAAGCAGGTGTGAATGGTGATTACGATGCCGCACTTCAGGCATTCACAATCAACCCGATTGTGACATCAGGGGAAACAGCACGTACGTTATTAAATGAAATGCTTGTGGCAAATAAAGACTATTTACCACAATTTGAAACAACGATCGAAAAACTCATAGAAGAAGGGGTAACATACAACCCGGGGGATCTATAA
- a CDS encoding PTS sugar transporter subunit IIC — protein MKDKLMNGLLRVASALQTNRYMVAIKNSFTALLPIIIGGAFFMLILNVVLSTTTTGMSLAKVNGFSWLSSLEPMFNAANYATMQFFAISLVVLISIELAQQYDRNETIVPAVALACYISLCLTSTTVTSSTDEIIKVANVLPREFTNAQGLFMAMITSIASTELYCRLVNGKKFEISMPESVPSNVTKAFNVLIPSILTILAIAGFGQLFEVLTGYTFFNAIAVFIQAPLKGILTGLPGYLFLFFMSTLLWVMGIHGTQVLKPVYEATMLLALAENLDKVLANEAPTNILNSVFISSFTTITGAGITAGLIISILLFSKREDYRAIAKLSIVPGIFNINETMTFGLPIVLNPILAIPFMLAPIVSATIGYTLTTIGFAIPMSYNIPWTTPALIGAFIGSGGHIGTVITQFLAIASSVLVYTPFVLISNKQKPEDEAAIEG, from the coding sequence GTGAAAGATAAATTAATGAATGGATTGCTGAGAGTTGCTTCAGCGCTTCAAACGAATCGTTACATGGTAGCGATAAAGAATTCATTTACCGCATTGTTACCAATAATTATTGGTGGGGCGTTCTTTATGCTAATCTTAAATGTTGTATTATCTACAACAACAACGGGTATGAGCTTGGCTAAGGTGAACGGATTTAGTTGGTTATCCAGCCTAGAACCAATGTTCAATGCGGCAAACTATGCAACGATGCAATTCTTTGCAATCAGTTTAGTCGTACTAATTTCAATTGAGCTTGCTCAACAATATGACCGAAACGAAACAATTGTTCCGGCAGTAGCATTGGCTTGCTATATTTCATTGTGCTTAACAAGTACAACCGTAACATCATCAACAGATGAAATAATTAAGGTTGCAAATGTACTACCTCGTGAATTTACAAATGCACAAGGGTTATTTATGGCTATGATTACGTCCATTGCGTCGACAGAGTTATACTGCCGACTTGTTAATGGTAAGAAGTTTGAAATTTCTATGCCTGAATCTGTACCTAGTAATGTTACTAAGGCGTTTAATGTATTAATTCCGTCAATCCTAACAATCTTAGCGATTGCAGGATTTGGTCAACTCTTTGAAGTATTAACAGGATATACATTCTTTAATGCAATTGCTGTCTTTATTCAAGCACCACTTAAAGGTATTTTAACGGGTCTTCCTGGATATCTGTTCTTATTCTTTATGTCAACATTACTCTGGGTTATGGGGATTCATGGAACACAAGTGTTAAAACCAGTGTATGAGGCGACAATGCTTCTCGCACTTGCAGAGAATTTAGATAAAGTTCTTGCAAACGAAGCACCAACAAATATTCTTAACTCAGTATTTATTTCATCGTTTACTACAATAACAGGAGCAGGGATTACTGCAGGACTTATTATATCGATTTTATTATTCTCAAAACGCGAAGATTACAGAGCAATCGCAAAATTATCAATTGTGCCTGGTATCTTCAATATTAATGAAACCATGACATTTGGACTTCCAATTGTCTTGAATCCAATCCTTGCAATTCCATTTATGCTTGCACCGATTGTGAGTGCAACTATTGGTTATACATTAACAACAATAGGATTTGCAATCCCTATGTCCTACAATATTCCATGGACAACACCTGCCTTAATTGGTGCGTTCATTGGATCTGGTGGACATATTGGAACCGTAATTACGCAATTTTTAGCAATCGCATCATCAGTACTTGTATATACACCATTTGTGCTTATATCAAATAAGCAAAAACCAGAGGATGAGGCAGCAATTGAAGGCTAA
- a CDS encoding PTS sugar transporter subunit IIB: protein MRKVILLCAAGMSTSMLVKKIVEAAKEIDYDVDVSAYSISEAKNVVPSSDIVLLGPQVRFNLKKIQDSFPDKPVSVIDMRDYGTMNGKSVVAMIKKVLKDD, encoded by the coding sequence ATGAGAAAAGTAATATTATTGTGTGCAGCAGGCATGTCTACAAGCATGCTTGTAAAGAAGATTGTAGAAGCTGCTAAAGAAATCGATTATGATGTTGATGTAAGTGCATACTCAATCTCAGAAGCAAAAAATGTCGTTCCAAGTTCAGATATAGTCTTGCTTGGACCACAAGTACGGTTTAATTTGAAAAAAATTCAAGATAGTTTTCCAGATAAACCAGTCAGTGTCATTGATATGAGAGACTATGGTACCATGAATGGTAAAAGCGTTGTAGCAATGATTAAGAAAGTACTCAAAGACGACTAA
- a CDS encoding ABC transporter ATP-binding protein: MIININMLVKEEGGFSMVLQLENIQKKFGSFTALEDISFDIHQGEIFGFLGPSGSGKTTTIKIVTGQLAQTNGSATVLGKDTRRINEGIYEQIGIVTDTSGLYEKLSVYDNLKIFADILNVDQARIVILLKKVGLFDHKKKKAGKLSKGQRQRLVLARAILHKPKLLFLDEPTSGLDPTTAKQIQDMFLELKHEGMSIFLTTHNMEEATRLCDTIALLNEGRIVEQGSPQEICLRHNQDKQYRVTLNNREVMKLDDSNASAEFIYENLQNGQIETLHSCEPTLEDVFIKVTGRELL; encoded by the coding sequence ATGATTATAAACATCAACATGCTCGTAAAGGAAGAAGGAGGGTTTAGTATGGTTTTACAACTTGAAAACATTCAAAAGAAGTTTGGTTCATTTACAGCACTTGAAGACATTAGTTTTGATATTCATCAAGGGGAAATCTTTGGATTTTTAGGACCTAGCGGTTCTGGAAAAACAACAACCATAAAAATTGTGACCGGTCAATTGGCACAAACAAACGGGAGTGCAACGGTTTTGGGGAAAGATACTCGAAGAATAAACGAAGGGATTTATGAACAAATAGGAATCGTCACAGATACAAGTGGACTTTATGAGAAACTTAGTGTGTATGACAACCTAAAAATATTTGCAGATATATTAAATGTGGACCAAGCACGCATTGTCATACTGTTAAAGAAAGTGGGTCTATTTGACCACAAGAAAAAGAAAGCGGGGAAATTGTCGAAAGGGCAAAGACAGCGACTTGTCCTAGCACGAGCAATTTTACATAAACCGAAACTTCTTTTTCTTGATGAGCCAACAAGCGGCTTGGATCCTACGACTGCCAAACAGATTCAAGACATGTTTTTAGAACTAAAGCACGAAGGAATGTCTATATTTTTGACAACACACAATATGGAAGAAGCGACACGCCTTTGCGATACAATCGCATTACTCAATGAAGGCCGAATTGTTGAACAAGGCTCACCCCAAGAGATTTGCCTTCGACATAATCAAGATAAACAATATAGGGTAACACTAAACAATAGAGAAGTGATGAAATTGGATGACTCAAACGCATCCGCTGAGTTTATTTATGAAAACTTACAGAATGGACAAATAGAAACATTGCATTCATGTGAACCTACACTTGAAGATGTGTTTATTAAAGTAACAGGGAGGGAATTGTTATGA
- a CDS encoding AEC family transporter, which yields MDINVLLNQMGMMGLLILLGYVFGRTGKLTLKGAQEITNILFQICTPMIMINALNMPFSIETLNRYFISFIVSLILILISVGISMIFFKSNERIERFACSFSNVGFMGIPLVEQYLGIEYVFYVTACIIALNIVSWTLGIIMITGRKESVMLRQIIRNPAFTGLAVGLLFFALPIEFPAFITTTVQQVAQINTVLAMIVLGYYVSTTSVSKIINLKALRVSTVRLIFIPLVLMVILGLGGSRLYDMREALLIVVAAPAGVNTALFAEQAGQDYAYATGIVSLSTILSVVTIPLMILISTVVWSML from the coding sequence ATGGATATAAATGTTTTACTAAATCAAATGGGTATGATGGGCCTGTTGATTTTGTTGGGATATGTATTTGGGCGAACTGGAAAACTTACACTAAAAGGTGCGCAAGAGATAACAAATATATTGTTTCAGATCTGTACACCGATGATTATGATCAATGCATTAAATATGCCGTTTTCAATAGAGACCCTAAATAGATATTTCATCTCGTTTATAGTTTCGCTGATCCTTATACTTATTTCTGTGGGAATTAGTATGATTTTCTTTAAGTCAAATGAACGAATCGAACGCTTTGCGTGTTCTTTCTCAAATGTAGGGTTTATGGGAATTCCATTAGTCGAACAATATCTTGGTATCGAGTATGTGTTTTATGTCACTGCATGCATTATTGCACTAAATATCGTTTCATGGACTTTAGGGATAATCATGATAACTGGCCGAAAAGAATCCGTCATGTTACGTCAGATTATTCGTAATCCTGCATTCACAGGACTTGCAGTGGGGTTGCTTTTCTTTGCGCTACCAATTGAGTTTCCAGCATTTATCACAACAACAGTTCAACAAGTTGCTCAAATAAATACTGTGCTCGCAATGATTGTCCTTGGATATTATGTATCAACAACATCAGTGTCTAAAATTATTAATTTGAAAGCATTGAGAGTAAGTACAGTTAGACTGATTTTCATCCCACTCGTACTTATGGTAATTCTGGGGTTAGGTGGTAGTCGATTATATGATATGAGAGAAGCACTGTTGATAGTAGTTGCAGCACCAGCGGGTGTAAATACAGCTCTCTTTGCCGAGCAAGCAGGACAAGATTATGCATATGCTACTGGGATTGTAAGTTTATCAACTATTCTAAGTGTCGTCACAATTCCCTTGATGATTTTGATATCAACGGTAGTATGGAGTATGCTTTAG
- a CDS encoding MurR/RpiR family transcriptional regulator: MIVYNKLKNFEGSESEEVMAKYVVNHTMDVLDMSIEQFAAINYVSNSSVVRFCQKIGLKGYSDLKIKLALEINTFLIDNERIEVDMPIAPNSSNAKIATSFLNLYYQTLADVHRSIDLNKLSEIAKILEEANYISLWGNGPSMLIALDFYYKIKRLGYVVQCDDIIGFHSVPIERKRKGEVALIISSYANSPQIRQWVIAHRRNGTQTILITLNEDTPFKNIVDHIIIFNSEEKRTGKLGHFASRTAMSYIIDMLYAMIFNFNYDDNVRILYEDGKTVNERGEYLKNLLIE, translated from the coding sequence ATGATTGTTTATAATAAATTAAAGAATTTTGAAGGTTCAGAATCTGAAGAAGTAATGGCTAAGTATGTCGTAAATCATACAATGGATGTACTTGATATGAGTATTGAACAATTTGCTGCGATCAATTATGTATCAAATTCATCGGTCGTAAGATTTTGCCAAAAAATTGGATTGAAAGGATACTCTGATTTAAAAATTAAGCTCGCACTAGAAATCAATACATTTTTAATTGATAATGAGCGCATTGAAGTAGATATGCCAATTGCACCGAACTCATCAAATGCTAAAATTGCAACAAGTTTCTTGAATTTATACTATCAAACCCTTGCTGATGTACATCGTAGTATTGACCTAAACAAGTTAAGTGAGATTGCAAAAATACTTGAAGAAGCCAACTATATATCACTATGGGGAAATGGACCATCAATGTTAATTGCTCTAGACTTTTATTACAAGATCAAACGATTGGGCTATGTCGTACAATGTGATGACATTATTGGATTCCATTCGGTTCCAATTGAACGCAAGCGGAAAGGGGAAGTTGCACTAATTATATCAAGCTATGCAAATAGTCCTCAAATCCGTCAATGGGTCATCGCTCATAGAAGAAATGGGACACAAACAATTCTCATAACGCTTAACGAAGACACTCCTTTTAAAAATATTGTAGACCATATTATCATTTTTAATTCCGAAGAGAAAAGAACAGGAAAATTAGGACACTTTGCTTCAAGGACTGCGATGAGTTATATCATCGACATGTTGTATGCAATGATCTTTAATTTCAACTATGATGACAATGTCAGAATACTCTATGAAGATGGAAAGACTGTTAATGAACGCGGAGAGTATCTAAAGAACTTATTGATAGAATAG